The following proteins come from a genomic window of Xiphophorus couchianus chromosome 19, X_couchianus-1.0, whole genome shotgun sequence:
- the clic4 gene encoding chloride intracellular channel protein 4: MSLSVPQNGVKADNEPVIELFVKAGSDGESIGNCPFSQRLFMILWLKGVVFNVTTVDLKRKPADLQNLAPGTHPPFITFNGEVKTDVNKIEEFLEDVLSPPKYIKLGAKHPESNTAGMDIFAKFSAYIKNSKPDANEALERGLLKTLQKLDDYLRSPLPDEIDHNSIEDIKFSSRKFLDGEEMTLADCNLLPKLHIVKVVTKKYRGFDIPKEMTSIWKYLNNAYTREEFTNTCPSDKEIEIAYGDVAKRLVK; this comes from the exons GCGGGAAGCGACGGCGAGAGCATCGGAAACTGCCCTTTCTCTCAGAGGCTCTTCATGATACTCTGGCTTAAAGGAGTCGTCTTTAACGTCACCACAGTGGATCTGAAAAG GAAGCCCGCAGACCTCCAGAACCTGGCTCCCGGCACGCACCCGCCCTTCATCACGTTTAATGGCGAGGTCAAAACTGATGTCAACAAGATCGAGGAGTTCCTGGAGGATGTTCTCAGCCCACCCAA ATACATCAAGCTTGGTGCCAAACACCCCGAGTCTAACACAGCCGGCATGGACATCTTCGCCAAGTTTTCTGCCTACATCAAGAATTCCAAGCCAGACGCAAACGAGG CTCTGGAGCGTGGGCTGCTAAAGACGTTGCAGAAGCTGGATGACTACCTTCGCTCCCCGCTACCCGACGAGATCGACCACAACAGCATCGAGGACATCAAGTTCTCCAGCCGCAAGTTCCTGGATGGGGAAGAAATGACCCTGGCGGACTGCAACCTGCTGCCCAAACTGCACATAGTTAAG GTTGTGACTAAGAAGTACCGAGGCTTTGACATTCCCAAAGAGATGACGTCCATCTGGAAGTACCTGAATAACGCCTACACACGTGAAGAGTTCACCAACACCTGCCCCAGTGACAAGGAGATAGAGATCGCCTATGGAGATGTAGCCAAGAGGCTGGTCAAATAA